The genomic interval ACCCGCCAGCACCATGTTGATCTGGGAGAGCCGCTGCACCCCCTTCTCCACACCCAGCGCCACCGAGCCCAGTGCCACAACGGTAATGGCAATGATCAGCAGCACCATATTGGTGTCGGTGGGCTCAACCCCGAAGAGATAGGAAAGACCCGCCGTTGCCTGCTGAGCCCCCAGGCCCAGGGAGGTGGCGAGCCCGAACAGGGTGGCAAATACCGCCAGCACGTCAACCACGTGGCCCGGCCAGCCCCAGACCCGCTCACCAAGGATCGGGTAGAACACCGAGCGCATGGTCAGCGGCAGGCCCTTGTTAAAGGAAAAGAGCGCCAGCGCCAGTGCCACCACCGCATAAATCGCCCACGGATGGATCCCCCAGTGGAAAATGGTGGAGGCCATGCCCAGGGAAATGGCGGCGCTCTGATCCCCCGCGGCGGCGCCGAGCGGTGCCCAGTCGGTGCGAACCCCGTCTTCAAAGGCGGTGCCCCCCATCGCCGTGCCGTAATGGCTCAGGGGCTCCGAGACACCAAAATACATCAGGCCAATGCCCATGCCGGCGGCGAACAGCATGGCGAACCAGCCCGCGTAACTGAAATCCGGTGTCGCCTCCTGGCCCCCCAGCCGCACCTTGCCCAGCGGGGTAAAGATCAGTCCCAGGGTCAGCAGCAAAAAGACATTGGCACCGGCAATGAAAAACCAGGACATATTGCCGGTCAGCCAGTCCCGCAGGCCCTGGAACAGCGGCGCGACCTCGTTCTGCAACGCCAGAGTCACAATGACAAATAGCAGAATCACCAGTGCCGAGAAGGTGAACACCTTGCCGTGCAGGTCAATGTCAACGCCCAGGGGCGCCGCCGCGACATTGTCCTGGCCAATGACGTAATCGGTGTCAATCAGGTTGGCCGCGCCCTCGGGGGCGGGAATCCCCGCGGAATCGTCGGCGTTTTTATCGCCGTTCTGGTTGCTGTTTTTATCCGTCACGATCCGTCTCCGTTTTACTGACGCACGAGAAACACCGAGACATCGGTGCTGGAAGCCACTTTGGTGCCATGGGATGGCACCACCGCGTCAAGATGCTTGGGAAGGTGGGTGGCCATGACCACCAGATCGGCATTCACGGCGGCGATGGCATCGACAATGGCATCGTCGACATCCGCCACCGGGTCCGGTGAAGCGGTGCTGTGGGCCGAGGTGGTTTGACCGTGGACCTGGGCCTGCTCGTTGGCGAAAGCCTCCAGCAAGCCGTGGTACTCCTGCGGTGTGCGGGCGAGGGTGCCCGGCGTGGTGGCGGTGACACCGAAGTAACAGACTTCGGCACCATAATGCCGCGCGAGGTCGGCAGCGGCGGTGAGCCCCGGTTGCAGCGCATCGAGATGGCTCAGGTCCACCGGGACCAGAATTTTCTTGAACATAAGATCGCTCCCTGCTTAATCAGCACAGGGTCGCGACCCCAACCATCAAAGCCATTCCGGCTGGCCAATAAATCGATGCCGCCAATCCCTGCACTGTGAAGTGTTTTATACCCTGAGCCAGCCCTCGGCCCGAGGTCAACCGCCGGGATCGCCCGGATGACCGCCTATTTCAGCGCGGTTCGACCGGCAAAGGCGTGGGACAGCGTCCCGCTGTCGACGTATTCGAGATCGCCGCCCAGCGGCACGCCGTGGGCGATTCGGGACACCCCCACCCCGGCTGCCCGGGCCATTTCGGCAACGTATTCAGCGGTGGCCTGACCCTCCACCGTGGGATTGGTGGCGAGGATGATTTCCCGCACCTCGCCGACCCCCAGCCGCGCCTCCAGCCCGTCCAGACCCAACTCCAGGGGGCCTATGCCGTCCAGCGGAGACAGATGCCCCTTGAGCACAAAGTACTTGCCCCGGTAGTCGGTGGCCTCCTCCAGCGCCTGAATGTCCGAAGGATTTTCGACAATGCAGAGCACGGAGCCGTCCCGGCGCTCACTGGCGCAAAGCTCGCAGACCGAGTGTTCACTGAGCGTCCGGCAGAGCCGGCACTCCCCCACCCCCTCGGCGGCGGCCTCCAGCGCGGCCGCCAGGCGACGGGCTCCGCCCCGGTCGTGCTGGAGCAGGTTGTAGGTCATGCGCTGGGCCGAGCGAGGCCCGACGCCCGGCAGACAGCGCAGGGCGTCCATGAGCTCTCGCACCAACCGGGATTCGGCCATGGGGCTAGAACGGCAGCTTCATGCCGGCGGGCAGGTTCATACCCTCGGTGAGGCTGCCCATCCGCTCCTGCGTGACCTGCTCGAGCTTCTGAACCGCGTCATTGCAGGCCGCCGCCACCAGGTCTTCCACCATTTCCCGATCGTCATAAACGCTTTCATCGATGCTCACCCGCCGAACCTCGTGGCGGCCGGTCATGATCACGCTGACCATGCCGCCTCCGGCCTGGCCGGTGACCTCCATCTCCGCCAGTTCGGCCTGGGCCTTCTGCATTTCTTCCTGCATGCGCTGAGCCTGCTTCATCATGTTGCCGAGTCCGCCTTTCATGCTCTGCTCCTACTGCTTCGGCCGGATGGATTCGCTAATGACTTCGGCACCGAATGTGTCCCGAAGTGCCTGAATATTGGGGTCGCTTTCGATGGCAGCGCGGGCTTTGGCCTGGCGCTCATTCTCCACGCGTTCCGCGGCGGCCGCCGGGGTATCGCCGCCGGCGGCCCCCACCTGGATGTCAATGCGCAGACCATCGCCGAAGCGCTTTGCCAGTGCCTTGGCCAGTCGGGTCTGGGTCGTCGGATTCACCAGGTGGGCATGGCCCTCGTCGATGGCCAGCCGAACACGGTCGCCCTCCTGGCCAGCCCACTCACAATGGTCGGCCAGCGCCCGGGCCATGCCGGTGACGCCCAGCGCCTCCACCAGCGCGTGCCAATCCACCGCTTCGGCGGAGGCGGGCTTGGCGCCGGCAGCCTCGGCGGGAGCCGGCTCGGCGGAGTCAGCCTCAGCGGGCACCGGCTCGGTGGGGTCAGCCTCAGCGGGGGCCGGCTCGGTGCGGTCAGCCTCAGCGGGGACCGGCTCGGCAGAAGCCGGCTCGGCGGATTCAGCGGCTTCGGCAACGGCTGATGCCTGGGGCCCGGAAGGGGCCGCTGCGGATGATCGGGCCGTTGAGCTTTTAACCGCCGGCGGCGGGGATCCGTCGGCCGCCCCCGCCTCCGGCTGAAATGCCAGCATCCGCAGCAGCGTCATCTCGAATCCGGTGCGCGGGTCCGGCGCCAGCGCCAGATCCCGGCGGCCACGAACGGCGATGTCGTACATGAGCTGCAGCCCGGGCCCGTCGAACCGGCCCACAATCTGTGCCAGCCGCTGGCTTTGCGGCGTTTCCTGATCGAAGACCTCCGGCACGGTTTCAGCCAGGGTCAGCTGATGAAGCACGGCCAGCAGCTCGGACAGCGCCTCGTCAAAATCCGGCGATGCCTCGGCCAGGCGCTCCACCGCCGCCAGCAATTCGGCGCCGTCGCCGTCCGCCAGACATTCCAGCAGTTCGCAGAGGTGTTCCTGGGGCAGCGTACCGAGCATGTCCCTCACCTCGGCATCCCGCAAGGCGCCGGCGCCGAAGGCCAGGGCCTGGTCGGTCAGGCTCAGCGCATCACGAAGGCTGCCCGCGGCCGCTGTCGCCAGCCGCTGTAACGCCGCCGGCTCGGCGCTGACGCCTTCGGCCTCGGCGATGCGGCCCAGGTGGTCGACGATGGGCTTGGGCAGCAGGGGCTTGAGGTTGAACTGCAGGCAGCGCGACAGCACGGTCACCGGCAGACGCTGGGGGTCCGTGGTGGCCAGCAGAAACTTTACATGCGCCGGCGGCTCTTCGAGGGTTTTCAGCAGGGCGTTGAAGCTGTGCGTCGAGAGCATGTGCACTTCGTCAATCAAATAGATCTTGAAGCGGCCCCGGGTAGGCGCGTACTGGACGTTGTCCAGCAAATCCCGGGTGTCTTCGACCTTGGTCCGTGAGGCGGCGTCCACCTCGATCAAGTCAACGAAGCGACCGGCGTCGATATCGGTGCACGCGGAACATTCACCGCAGGGCACATCGGTGACGCCATGAGTCTCGCAGTTGAGGCACTTGGCAAGAATTCGTGCCACCGTGGTTTTGCCAACACCGCGGGTGCCGGAGAACAGGTAGGCATGGTGAAGGCGCCCGTTGGCCAGTCCGTTCGCCAGCGCACGCAGGACATGTTCCTGACCGACCATTTCCGCAAAACTGCGGGGCCGCCATTTGCGGGCGAGCACCTGATATGTCATGAGCCAAAGTATATCATCGCGCCCGGTGAGCGGCGGAGGAGAAAGTGCGGGGCGCCAGCCACACCCCGGCGCCCGAATCCACCGCTACCGCTGCTCCCTTCCGGGCCTGACGGGGTTTGCGGTTTATCGTCGCGGGGGGACCAGCGCCACCGCGGGAGTGATGCTAGCAGTTCAGGGGCAGCCGGGACAGCCTGGCGAAGGGGATTTCCGTGGCGGCCATTGCCGAAATTTTCTGGACGTTCTTCCGCCTGGGGCTGATTGCCTTCGGCGGCCCGTTGGCCCACCTGGGCTACTACCGGCGCTGGTTTGTTGAGCAGCGGCAATGGATGAGTGACGGCGCCTACGCCCAGCTGGTGGCACTGGGCCAGATGCTGCCGGGCCCATCCAGCAGCCAGACGGGCTTCGCCATCGGTATCCACCGGGCGGGTCTCGCCGGCGGCCTGGCCGCCTGGGTCGGTTTTACGCTGCCCTCGGCGGTGTTGATGATCGGGCTTGGCATCGGCCTTCAGCGCGTCGAGGATCTGGCGGAGAGCGGCTGGCTGAATGGCCTGAAGCTCGCCGCCATCGCCGTGGTGGCCCAGGCGGTTTATGGCATGGCCCGGCAGTTGTGCCCGGATCCGACCCGGGCGATCATCGCCGCGGCCGCTGCCCTCGGCGCCAGCCTCATCCCCGGCATCAGCGGCCAGCTGGGGGTGATTATGGTCGGTGGTCTGGCGGCGATGCTGCTGCTGTCGCCCCCCGCCAGCGGCCCGGGTGACCTGCGGGTGCCGATGCGTCGACGCACCGGTCTGATGGCACTGGGCCTGTTCGTGCTGGGACTCGGGGTGATCGCCCTGCCCGGGAGCAGTGAATCCCTCTGGGGCGTCCTGTACCGCAGTGGCGCGCTGGTATTCGGCGGCGGCCACGTGGTCCTGCCCCTGCTGGAGACCGGCCTGGTCACCCCCGGGCTGATTGACAACGATCGGTTTCTGGCCGGCTATGGCGCGGCACAGGCCGTCCCGGGCCCGATATTTACCTTCGGCGGCTATCTGGGCGCTCAAATCGCCCCCGGGCAAGCCGTTGCGGCGGGACTGCTGGGGGTGGCGCTCATTTTTGCCCCGGGGCTGTTGTTAATG from Spiribacter sp. 2438 carries:
- a CDS encoding BCCT family transporter, producing MTDKNSNQNGDKNADDSAGIPAPEGAANLIDTDYVIGQDNVAAAPLGVDIDLHGKVFTFSALVILLFVIVTLALQNEVAPLFQGLRDWLTGNMSWFFIAGANVFLLLTLGLIFTPLGKVRLGGQEATPDFSYAGWFAMLFAAGMGIGLMYFGVSEPLSHYGTAMGGTAFEDGVRTDWAPLGAAAGDQSAAISLGMASTIFHWGIHPWAIYAVVALALALFSFNKGLPLTMRSVFYPILGERVWGWPGHVVDVLAVFATLFGLATSLGLGAQQATAGLSYLFGVEPTDTNMVLLIIAITVVALGSVALGVEKGVQRLSQINMVLAGLLLLFVIIVGPTLFILTGFFEYLVSYFTHLPALSNPFGREDANFSQGWTAFYWAWWISWSPFVGMFIARVSRGRTVREFLIAVLIIPTLVSVLWMTALGGTAINQVVNLGLDGVAAAGGDLQLFEMLANLPLSLITSVIAIFLVIVFFVTSSDSGSLVIDAITAGGKVDAPKPQRMFWAIIEGAIAIALLLGGGLVALQAMAVSAGLPFTLVLLVACYAIVKGLLDEPRSA
- the recR gene encoding recombination mediator RecR, which encodes MAESRLVRELMDALRCLPGVGPRSAQRMTYNLLQHDRGGARRLAAALEAAAEGVGECRLCRTLSEHSVCELCASERRDGSVLCIVENPSDIQALEEATDYRGKYFVLKGHLSPLDGIGPLELGLDGLEARLGVGEVREIILATNPTVEGQATAEYVAEMARAAGVGVSRIAHGVPLGGDLEYVDSGTLSHAFAGRTALK
- a CDS encoding universal stress protein, producing MFKKILVPVDLSHLDALQPGLTAAADLARHYGAEVCYFGVTATTPGTLARTPQEYHGLLEAFANEQAQVHGQTTSAHSTASPDPVADVDDAIVDAIAAVNADLVVMATHLPKHLDAVVPSHGTKVASSTDVSVFLVRQ
- the dnaX gene encoding DNA polymerase III subunit gamma/tau — translated: MTYQVLARKWRPRSFAEMVGQEHVLRALANGLANGRLHHAYLFSGTRGVGKTTVARILAKCLNCETHGVTDVPCGECSACTDIDAGRFVDLIEVDAASRTKVEDTRDLLDNVQYAPTRGRFKIYLIDEVHMLSTHSFNALLKTLEEPPAHVKFLLATTDPQRLPVTVLSRCLQFNLKPLLPKPIVDHLGRIAEAEGVSAEPAALQRLATAAAGSLRDALSLTDQALAFGAGALRDAEVRDMLGTLPQEHLCELLECLADGDGAELLAAVERLAEASPDFDEALSELLAVLHQLTLAETVPEVFDQETPQSQRLAQIVGRFDGPGLQLMYDIAVRGRRDLALAPDPRTGFEMTLLRMLAFQPEAGAADGSPPPAVKSSTARSSAAAPSGPQASAVAEAAESAEPASAEPVPAEADRTEPAPAEADPTEPVPAEADSAEPAPAEAAGAKPASAEAVDWHALVEALGVTGMARALADHCEWAGQEGDRVRLAIDEGHAHLVNPTTQTRLAKALAKRFGDGLRIDIQVGAAGGDTPAAAAERVENERQAKARAAIESDPNIQALRDTFGAEVISESIRPKQ
- the chrA gene encoding chromate efflux transporter, whose amino-acid sequence is MAAIAEIFWTFFRLGLIAFGGPLAHLGYYRRWFVEQRQWMSDGAYAQLVALGQMLPGPSSSQTGFAIGIHRAGLAGGLAAWVGFTLPSAVLMIGLGIGLQRVEDLAESGWLNGLKLAAIAVVAQAVYGMARQLCPDPTRAIIAAAAALGASLIPGISGQLGVIMVGGLAAMLLLSPPASGPGDLRVPMRRRTGLMALGLFVLGLGVIALPGSSESLWGVLYRSGALVFGGGHVVLPLLETGLVTPGLIDNDRFLAGYGAAQAVPGPIFTFGGYLGAQIAPGQAVAAGLLGVALIFAPGLLLMTALLPFWHSLSKWHRIQQALLGINAAVVGLLAAVLWNPLLTRGITDPADALIAAAALAALTAGRAPSYLVVAACAIAGEVALRLTG
- a CDS encoding YbaB/EbfC family nucleoid-associated protein, translating into MKGGLGNMMKQAQRMQEEMQKAQAELAEMEVTGQAGGGMVSVIMTGRHEVRRVSIDESVYDDREMVEDLVAAACNDAVQKLEQVTQERMGSLTEGMNLPAGMKLPF